In one window of Pseudomonas sp. IAC-BECa141 DNA:
- a CDS encoding AI-2E family transporter, whose translation MADTRRWFWLGGVLLLCAFVWLLHPILTPFLVALLLAYLFDPLVDRLERLGLSRTWGVIAVFALFTLIVTALLLVLVPMLARQLLRLYELAPQMLDWLQHTAVPWAQSKLGLSDGFWKFDKVKAAISEHMGQTTDIVGVVLSQATASSLALIGWLANLVLIPVVSFYLLRDWDVMMAKIRGLLPRDREERVVALAGECHEVLGAFVRGQLLVMLALGVIYAAGLMIVGLELGLLIGLIAGLAAIVPYMGFVIGIGAALIAGLFQFGGDLYPMIGIVAVFMVGQALEGMVLTPLLVGDRIGLHPVAVIFAILAGGELFGFTGVLLALPVAAVIMVLVRHVHDLYKDSDIYSGADEPEL comes from the coding sequence ATGGCCGATACGCGGCGTTGGTTCTGGCTCGGTGGGGTGCTCCTGCTTTGCGCGTTTGTCTGGTTGCTGCATCCGATTCTCACGCCGTTCCTGGTGGCGCTGCTGCTCGCCTATCTGTTCGATCCGCTCGTCGATCGTCTGGAGCGCCTGGGGCTGTCGCGCACCTGGGGTGTGATTGCGGTGTTCGCCTTGTTCACCCTGATCGTCACCGCATTGTTGCTGGTGCTGGTGCCGATGCTCGCCAGGCAATTGCTGCGGCTGTACGAACTGGCGCCACAAATGCTCGACTGGTTGCAGCACACTGCTGTGCCATGGGCGCAATCGAAACTGGGGTTGTCGGACGGCTTCTGGAAGTTCGACAAGGTCAAGGCCGCGATCAGCGAACACATGGGTCAGACCACCGACATCGTCGGTGTGGTGCTGAGTCAGGCGACGGCGTCGAGTCTGGCGCTGATCGGCTGGCTGGCAAATCTGGTGCTGATCCCGGTGGTGAGCTTTTACCTGCTGCGTGACTGGGACGTGATGATGGCCAAGATCCGTGGTCTGCTGCCCCGTGATCGCGAAGAGCGTGTGGTGGCGCTGGCGGGTGAGTGCCATGAAGTGCTGGGCGCGTTCGTGCGCGGGCAGTTGCTGGTGATGCTGGCGCTGGGCGTGATTTATGCGGCGGGCTTGATGATTGTCGGGCTGGAGCTGGGTCTGTTGATCGGTCTGATCGCGGGGCTGGCGGCGATTGTGCCGTACATGGGGTTCGTGATCGGTATCGGTGCGGCGTTGATTGCCGGGTTGTTCCAGTTCGGTGGCGATCTGTATCCAATGATCGGCATCGTGGCGGTGTTCATGGTCGGTCAGGCCCTGGAAGGCATGGTGCTGACGCCCTTGCTGGTGGGGGACCGGATCGGCCTGCACCCGGTGGCGGTGATCTTTGCGATTCTGGCCGGTGGCGAGCTGTTCGGCTTCACTGGTGTGCTGCTGGCATTGCCGGTGGCGGCGGTGATCATGGTGCTGGTGCGGCATGTCCACGATCTGTACAAGGATTCGGACATCTATAGCGGGGCGGATGAGCCGGAGTTGTAA
- a CDS encoding C40 family peptidase, whose amino-acid sequence MTMSARFALMFFAALLSACASRTPPPAPVVRAPIVFGSSQAFSPAAEDVLFRALGLVGTPYRWGGNTPDSGFDCSGLIGFVYRDAAGISLPRSTREMIVMQAPNVGKEGLQTGDLIFFATNGGSQVSHAGIYVGEGRFVHAPATGGTVKLDSLSKAYWQKAYLSAKRVLQPEHLAHNP is encoded by the coding sequence ATGACGATGTCGGCCCGCTTTGCCTTGATGTTCTTCGCTGCGCTGCTCAGCGCCTGCGCCAGCCGCACTCCGCCGCCTGCACCGGTGGTTCGCGCTCCGATCGTGTTCGGATCCTCCCAGGCCTTTTCACCCGCTGCCGAAGACGTGCTGTTTCGCGCGCTCGGGCTGGTGGGCACGCCTTATCGCTGGGGTGGCAACACGCCGGATTCGGGCTTCGATTGCAGCGGTCTGATCGGTTTCGTCTACCGTGATGCCGCCGGTATCAGCCTGCCGCGTTCGACCCGCGAGATGATCGTCATGCAGGCGCCGAATGTCGGCAAGGAAGGGCTGCAAACCGGCGACCTGATCTTCTTCGCCACCAACGGCGGCTCTCAGGTCAGTCATGCAGGGATCTACGTCGGGGAAGGGCGCTTCGTGCATGCCCCGGCCACCGGCGGTACGGTGAAGCTGGACAGCCTGTCGAAAGCGTATTGGCAGAAAGCCTATCTGAGCGCCAAGCGCGTTCTGCAGCCGGAGCACCTGGCACATAACCCGTAG
- a CDS encoding PQQ-dependent sugar dehydrogenase yields MRKPQLVFVIVLAGGLAACGESSSLQVSDGTGPSPKLPEPNKTLIPTVNIAPAIGWPAGAKPTAAAGTQVAAFAENLDHPRWLYVLPNGDVLVAETNAPPKPDDSKGIRGWVMKKVMGRAGAGVPSPNRITLLRDADHDGVAETRTVFLQNLNSPFGMTLVGNDLYVADTDRLLRFNYEPGATEIKSQPIKVVDLPGGTLNHHWTKNVIASKDGSKLYVTVGSNSNVGENGLDQEEGRAAIWEVDRATGNHRIFASGIRNPNGLAWEPQTGALWTAVNERDEIGSDLVPDYITSVKDGGFYGWPFSYYGQHIDVRVEPQRPDMVAKAIAPDYAVGPHTASLGLTFAEGNRLPAQFKEGAFIGQHGSWNRKPHSGYKVIFVPFAAGKPSGTPVDVLTGFLDKDENALGRPVGVVIDQQGGLLVADDVGNKVWRVSATR; encoded by the coding sequence ATGCGCAAGCCCCAGCTCGTTTTCGTCATCGTGCTCGCCGGAGGGCTCGCCGCCTGTGGTGAATCCTCCAGCCTGCAAGTCTCCGACGGCACTGGCCCGTCACCGAAACTGCCCGAACCGAACAAGACCCTGATTCCGACGGTGAACATCGCCCCGGCCATCGGCTGGCCGGCCGGCGCGAAACCGACGGCAGCGGCAGGTACTCAGGTGGCAGCCTTCGCCGAAAATCTCGATCATCCGCGTTGGCTGTATGTACTGCCCAATGGCGACGTGCTGGTGGCGGAAACCAACGCTCCGCCGAAACCGGACGACAGCAAGGGCATTCGCGGCTGGGTGATGAAAAAAGTCATGGGCCGCGCGGGTGCCGGTGTCCCCAGCCCGAACCGCATCACCCTGCTGCGCGATGCCGATCATGATGGCGTGGCCGAGACCCGCACGGTGTTCCTGCAGAACCTCAACTCGCCGTTCGGCATGACTCTGGTCGGCAACGATCTGTACGTGGCCGATACCGATCGCCTGTTGCGCTTCAACTACGAGCCCGGCGCGACCGAAATCAAGAGCCAGCCGATCAAGGTCGTGGACTTGCCGGGCGGCACGCTCAACCACCACTGGACCAAGAACGTCATCGCCAGCAAGGACGGCAGCAAGCTGTACGTCACCGTCGGCTCGAACAGCAACGTCGGTGAAAACGGCCTCGATCAGGAAGAAGGTCGTGCGGCGATCTGGGAAGTGGACCGCGCCACTGGCAATCACCGGATCTTTGCCTCGGGCATCCGTAATCCCAACGGCCTGGCCTGGGAGCCACAAACCGGCGCGCTGTGGACAGCCGTCAACGAGCGCGACGAAATCGGCAGCGATCTGGTGCCGGACTACATCACTTCGGTCAAGGACGGTGGTTTCTATGGCTGGCCGTTCAGCTACTACGGCCAGCACATCGACGTGCGCGTGGAACCACAGCGACCGGACATGGTGGCCAAGGCCATCGCCCCCGACTACGCCGTCGGCCCGCACACCGCATCACTGGGCCTGACCTTCGCCGAAGGCAATCGCCTGCCGGCGCAGTTCAAGGAAGGTGCATTCATCGGTCAGCACGGCTCGTGGAACCGCAAACCGCACAGTGGCTACAAGGTGATCTTCGTGCCGTTCGCCGCTGGCAAGCCGAGCGGCACGCCAGTGGATGTGCTGACCGGTTTCCTGGACAAGGACGAGAACGCTTTGGGTCGCCCGGTCGGCGTGGTGATCGACCAACAAGGTGGATTGCTGGTAGCCGATGACGTGGGGAACAAGGTGTGGCGGGTGTCAGCGACCCGCTAA
- the bluB gene encoding 5,6-dimethylbenzimidazole synthase, translating to MTDNAFTDAEREAVYRAIAERRDMRHFCGGTVEPELLRRLLEAAHQAPSVGLMQPWRFIRISDRALRGQIQNLVEEERVRTAEALGERSDEFMKLKVEGISDCAEVLVAALMDDRERHIFGRRTLPEMDMASLSCAIQNLWLAARAEGLGMGWVSLFEPQALADLLKLPAGAKPLAVLCLGPVKKFYPAPMLVLEGWAQERPLNELLYENFWGVSQ from the coding sequence ATGACCGACAACGCCTTCACTGACGCCGAGCGCGAAGCGGTCTACCGCGCCATCGCCGAACGCCGCGACATGCGCCACTTCTGCGGTGGCACGGTCGAGCCGGAACTGTTGCGCCGATTGCTTGAGGCTGCACATCAGGCACCGAGCGTCGGCCTGATGCAGCCGTGGCGCTTCATCCGCATCAGCGACCGCGCCTTGCGTGGCCAGATCCAGAACCTTGTTGAAGAAGAACGCGTGCGCACCGCCGAAGCCCTCGGCGAGCGCAGCGACGAGTTCATGAAGCTCAAGGTCGAAGGCATCAGCGACTGCGCCGAAGTGCTGGTGGCTGCGTTGATGGACGATCGCGAACGACACATTTTTGGCCGCCGTACGCTGCCGGAAATGGACATGGCGTCGCTGTCCTGCGCGATCCAGAACCTGTGGCTGGCCGCGCGTGCCGAAGGCCTGGGCATGGGCTGGGTGTCGCTGTTCGAGCCGCAGGCACTGGCCGATCTGCTGAAACTGCCGGCCGGGGCCAAGCCGCTGGCGGTGCTTTGCCTGGGGCCGGTCAAGAAATTCTATCCGGCGCCGATGCTGGTACTCGAAGGTTGGGCGCAGGAGCGTCCGCTCAATGAGTTGCTGTATGAAAATTTCTGGGGAGTGAGTCAATGA
- the purN gene encoding phosphoribosylglycinamide formyltransferase, with protein MPNTCDVVVLLSGTGSNLQALIDSTRTGDSPVRIAAVISNRADAYGLQRASDAGIATRSLDHKGFEGREAFDTALIELIDEFNPKLVVLAGFMRILSADFVRHYQGRLLNIHPSLLPKYKGLHTHQRALEAGDAEHGCSVHFVTEELDGGPLVVQAVIPVELHDSPQSLAQRVHIQEHLIYPMAVRWFAEGRLSLGEQGALLDGQLLGASGHLIRN; from the coding sequence ATGCCAAACACCTGTGATGTCGTGGTGCTGTTGTCCGGCACCGGCAGTAACTTGCAGGCCCTGATCGACAGCACGCGGACCGGCGACAGCCCGGTCCGCATCGCTGCGGTGATTTCCAACCGCGCCGACGCCTACGGCCTGCAACGCGCCAGTGACGCGGGTATCGCCACCCGCTCGCTGGATCACAAGGGATTCGAGGGCCGCGAGGCCTTCGATACCGCTCTGATCGAACTGATCGACGAATTCAACCCCAAACTCGTGGTACTGGCCGGCTTCATGCGCATTCTCAGCGCTGACTTCGTCCGTCACTACCAGGGTCGCCTGCTCAACATCCACCCGTCGCTGCTCCCCAAATACAAAGGGTTACACACGCATCAGCGCGCGCTGGAGGCCGGCGATGCCGAACACGGCTGCTCCGTGCACTTCGTCACCGAGGAACTCGATGGCGGACCACTGGTCGTACAGGCAGTAATACCGGTAGAGTTGCACGATTCGCCGCAAAGTCTGGCGCAACGGGTTCACATTCAGGAACACCTGATCTACCCGATGGCCGTACGCTGGTTCGCCGAAGGACGGCTGAGCCTCGGCGAGCAAGGTGCTTTACTGGATGGCCAGTTACTCGGGGCCAGCGGTCACTTGATTCGAAACTAG
- a CDS encoding C40 family peptidase: MLKRFAPLVPLALVTLLFGCAAHSPVNQEQQQQAKNSATAQSSVIYQEELDTEKELADFNGKKPYQLPVLADSILERGMSLIGTRYRFGGTSEAGFDCSGFIGYLFREEAGMNLPRSTREMINVDAPLVSRSNLEPGDLLFFATNGRRGRVSHAGIYLGDNQFIHSSSRRSGGVRIDSLGDSYWSKTFIEAKRALANAPTVVTARK, encoded by the coding sequence ATGCTAAAGCGCTTCGCACCCCTCGTGCCTCTCGCACTCGTCACCCTGTTGTTCGGTTGCGCTGCTCATTCACCTGTTAATCAAGAGCAGCAACAACAGGCTAAAAATTCCGCCACCGCCCAGTCTTCCGTTATTTACCAGGAAGAGCTGGACACCGAAAAAGAACTCGCCGACTTCAACGGCAAGAAGCCTTACCAGCTTCCGGTTCTGGCCGACAGCATCCTCGAACGCGGCATGTCCCTGATCGGTACCCGTTACCGTTTCGGCGGTACCTCTGAAGCCGGTTTCGATTGCAGCGGTTTCATCGGCTACCTGTTCCGCGAAGAAGCCGGCATGAACCTGCCGCGCTCCACCCGCGAAATGATCAACGTTGATGCGCCACTGGTTTCGCGCAGCAACCTCGAGCCGGGCGACCTGCTGTTCTTCGCCACCAATGGTCGTCGCGGTCGTGTAAGCCACGCCGGGATCTACCTGGGCGACAACCAGTTCATCCACTCCAGCTCTCGTCGCAGCGGCGGTGTTCGCATCGACAGCCTGGGCGACAGCTACTGGAGCAAGACCTTCATCGAAGCCAAGCGCGCTTTGGCGAACGCTCCAACCGTGGTTACCGCTCGCAAGTAA
- the hda gene encoding DnaA regulatory inactivator Hda produces the protein MKPIQLPLGVRLRDDATFINYYPGANAAALGYVERLCEADAGWTESLIYLWGKHGVGRTHLLQAACLRFEQMGEPAVYLPLAELMDRGIEILDNLEQYELVCLDDLQVIAGKADWEEAMFHLFNRLRDSGRRLLIAASTSPRELPIKLADLKSRLTLALIFQMRPLSDEDKLRALQLRASRRGLHLTDEVGHFILTRGTRSMSALFDLLEQLDQASLQAQRKLTIPFLKETLGW, from the coding sequence ATGAAACCGATTCAGCTGCCCCTAGGTGTGCGTCTGCGTGACGACGCCACCTTCATCAACTACTACCCAGGCGCCAATGCCGCTGCACTCGGCTATGTCGAGCGTCTATGCGAAGCCGACGCCGGCTGGACCGAAAGCCTGATCTATCTGTGGGGCAAGCACGGGGTGGGGCGTACGCATCTGTTGCAGGCCGCGTGCCTGCGCTTCGAACAGATGGGCGAGCCGGCGGTGTACCTGCCGCTGGCCGAGTTGATGGATCGCGGCATCGAAATTCTCGACAACCTCGAACAGTACGAACTGGTCTGCCTGGACGACTTGCAGGTGATTGCCGGCAAGGCGGACTGGGAAGAGGCGATGTTTCATCTGTTCAACCGTCTGCGTGACAGCGGTCGCCGTTTGCTGATCGCCGCCTCGACCTCGCCGCGTGAACTGCCGATCAAGCTTGCCGACCTGAAATCGCGCCTGACCCTGGCGCTGATTTTCCAGATGCGTCCTCTCTCCGATGAAGACAAATTGCGTGCCCTGCAATTGCGCGCATCCCGTCGTGGTCTGCACCTGACCGACGAGGTCGGGCATTTTATTCTGACTCGCGGTACCCGCAGCATGAGCGCGCTTTTCGATCTGCTGGAACAGCTCGATCAGGCCTCTTTGCAGGCTCAGCGCAAGCTGACCATTCCCTTCCTGAAAGAAACCCTGGGCTGGTAA
- the purM gene encoding phosphoribosylformylglycinamidine cyclo-ligase, with amino-acid sequence MSKQPSLSYKDAGVDIDAGEALVERIKSVAKRTARPEVMGGLGGFGALCEIPAGYKQPVLVSGTDGVGTKLRLALNLNKHDSIGQDLVAMCVNDLVVCGAEPLFFLDYYATGKLNVDVAATVVTGIGAGCELAGCSLVGGETAEMPGMYEGEDYDLAGFCVGVVEKAEIIDGSKVATGDALIALPSSGPHSNGYSLIRKIIEVSGADIESVQLDGKPLTELLMAPTRIYVKPLLKLIKETGAVKAMAHITGGGLLDNIPRVLPKGAQAVVDVASWNRPAVFDWLQEKGNVDETEMHRVLNCGVGMVICVAQEHVEVALNTLRDAGEQPWVIGQIADAAEGAAQVELKNLKAH; translated from the coding sequence ATGAGCAAGCAACCCTCCCTGAGCTACAAGGACGCCGGTGTAGACATCGACGCCGGTGAAGCATTGGTCGAACGCATCAAGAGCGTCGCCAAGCGCACTGCGCGCCCGGAAGTCATGGGCGGCCTGGGCGGTTTCGGCGCCCTCTGCGAGATCCCGGCCGGTTACAAACAACCGGTGCTGGTTTCCGGTACTGACGGCGTCGGCACCAAGCTGCGCCTGGCGCTGAACCTGAACAAGCACGACAGCATCGGCCAGGATCTGGTCGCCATGTGCGTCAACGATCTGGTGGTGTGCGGCGCCGAGCCGCTGTTCTTCCTCGACTACTACGCCACCGGCAAGCTGAACGTCGACGTGGCCGCCACCGTGGTTACCGGTATCGGTGCAGGCTGCGAACTGGCTGGCTGCTCGCTGGTTGGCGGCGAAACCGCTGAAATGCCTGGCATGTACGAAGGCGAAGACTACGATCTGGCCGGCTTCTGCGTCGGCGTCGTGGAAAAAGCCGAAATCATCGACGGCTCGAAAGTCGCCACCGGTGATGCCCTGATCGCCCTGCCATCGTCCGGCCCGCACTCCAACGGCTACTCGCTGATCCGCAAGATCATCGAAGTGTCCGGTGCCGACATCGAAAGCGTTCAGCTCGACGGCAAGCCGCTGACCGAACTGCTGATGGCCCCGACCCGCATCTACGTGAAGCCGCTGCTCAAGCTGATCAAGGAAACCGGCGCGGTCAAAGCCATGGCCCACATCACCGGTGGCGGTCTGCTCGACAACATCCCGCGCGTCCTGCCAAAAGGCGCTCAGGCCGTGGTTGACGTGGCCAGCTGGAACCGCCCGGCTGTCTTCGACTGGCTGCAAGAGAAAGGCAACGTCGACGAAACCGAAATGCACCGCGTGCTGAACTGCGGCGTGGGCATGGTGATCTGCGTGGCTCAAGAGCACGTTGAAGTTGCCCTGAACACCCTGCGTGACGCCGGCGAGCAGCCTTGGGTCATCGGTCAGATCGCCGACGCTGCCGAAGGCGCGGCTCAGGTCGAACTGAAGAACCTCAAGGCTCACTGA
- a CDS encoding DUF2066 domain-containing protein yields the protein MRFCKLLLVGGLSLISLASQAENLKSLYQVREPVTGQSPEERDRATQAALDTLVLRLTGDPKAPQNPGLAPVRKDPQQIMSQFGFDAGPPEVLKVDFDPGTTEQALRRAGLALWGANRPSILSWWLNDSTEGSSLVGDGQASAAPLRRAAQHRGLPLRLPLADLSEQLVATAPALEGADPAPLRNASERYNADALLAVHAREEGGQWQAKWQLWLGDKKEAGNVQGADQAAVADAVMLAVTERLAPRFVAKPGASGQQTLEVQGMNLEHYAALLRLLEPFGVRLQSVDADRILYRVNGSADQLRAQLSLAKLQELPAEAPAPVAAPQPAVAGTPPVVAPTPTPAAPSLRFRW from the coding sequence ATGCGTTTTTGTAAATTGCTGTTAGTGGGTGGCTTGTCTCTGATCAGCCTGGCGAGTCAGGCCGAAAATCTCAAAAGTCTTTATCAGGTGCGCGAACCGGTCACTGGCCAGTCGCCAGAGGAACGTGATCGTGCCACCCAGGCCGCGCTGGATACGCTGGTGCTGCGCCTGACCGGCGACCCGAAAGCCCCGCAGAACCCGGGGCTGGCGCCGGTTCGCAAGGATCCACAGCAGATCATGAGCCAGTTCGGTTTCGATGCCGGGCCGCCGGAAGTGCTGAAAGTCGATTTCGATCCGGGAACCACCGAGCAGGCGTTGCGCCGTGCCGGACTGGCGCTGTGGGGTGCCAACCGGCCCTCGATCCTGAGCTGGTGGCTGAATGATTCGACCGAGGGCTCGAGCCTGGTCGGCGACGGTCAGGCCAGTGCCGCGCCTTTGCGTCGCGCCGCTCAGCACCGTGGGTTGCCGTTGCGCCTGCCGCTGGCGGACTTGAGCGAGCAATTGGTTGCCACGGCACCCGCGCTTGAGGGTGCTGACCCGGCGCCATTGCGCAACGCTTCCGAACGCTACAACGCAGACGCTTTGCTCGCCGTGCATGCCCGCGAAGAAGGCGGGCAATGGCAAGCCAAATGGCAGCTGTGGCTCGGCGACAAAAAAGAGGCGGGCAATGTGCAGGGCGCGGATCAGGCCGCCGTGGCCGATGCAGTGATGCTGGCGGTGACTGAACGGTTGGCGCCACGCTTTGTAGCCAAGCCGGGTGCGTCCGGCCAGCAGACCCTGGAAGTGCAGGGCATGAATCTGGAGCACTACGCGGCGCTGTTGCGGTTACTCGAACCGTTTGGCGTGCGTCTGCAGAGTGTCGATGCCGATCGCATTCTGTATCGGGTCAATGGCAGCGCCGATCAGTTGCGAGCGCAGTTGTCGCTGGCGAAGTTGCAGGAACTGCCGGCCGAGGCGCCCGCTCCGGTGGCTGCGCCGCAACCTGCGGTCGCCGGGACGCCGCCAGTCGTTGCGCCGACGCCGACACCGGCGGCGCCGTCGTTGCGGTTCCGCTGGTAG
- a CDS encoding DUF3108 domain-containing protein — MRRALLFACALLALPFAQAADLQPFSASYTADWKQLPMSGTASRSLTKEANGVWKLSFKASMMIASLSEESTLTLDKDTLLPQSYHFERGGLGKAKKADLDFDWANKLVTGTDRGDAVKIPLNRGMVDKSTYQLALQHDVAAGKKSMSYQVVDDGEVDTYDFRVLGSEKVETKAGQIDAIKVERVRDPTQSKRITVLWFAKDWDYLLVRLQQVETDGKEYNIMLLDGTVNGKTVKGS; from the coding sequence ATGCGTCGCGCCCTGCTCTTCGCTTGCGCTCTGCTCGCCCTGCCTTTCGCCCAGGCGGCAGACCTTCAACCGTTCTCCGCCAGCTACACCGCCGACTGGAAGCAACTGCCCATGAGCGGCACCGCTTCACGCAGCCTGACCAAGGAAGCCAACGGCGTCTGGAAGCTCAGCTTCAAGGCGTCGATGATGATTGCCAGCCTGTCCGAGGAAAGCACGCTGACCCTGGACAAGGACACCCTGCTGCCACAGTCCTACCACTTCGAACGCGGTGGCCTGGGCAAAGCGAAAAAAGCTGACCTGGACTTCGACTGGGCCAACAAGCTGGTGACCGGCACCGACCGCGGCGATGCGGTGAAAATCCCGCTCAACCGCGGCATGGTCGACAAATCCACCTATCAGCTGGCGCTGCAGCATGATGTGGCTGCCGGCAAGAAAAGCATGAGCTATCAGGTCGTCGATGATGGCGAAGTCGATACCTACGACTTCCGCGTGCTGGGCTCGGAAAAAGTCGAAACCAAGGCCGGCCAGATCGATGCGATCAAGGTCGAACGCGTCCGCGATCCGACACAAAGCAAGCGCATCACTGTCCTGTGGTTCGCCAAGGACTGGGATTACCTGCTGGTTCGCCTGCAACAGGTCGAAACCGACGGCAAGGAGTACAACATCATGCTCCTCGACGGCACGGTCAACGGCAAGACGGTCAAAGGCAGTTGA
- a CDS encoding cobyrinate a,c-diamide synthase — protein sequence MNQPRHCPAVLIAAPASGQGKTTVTAALARLHRNQGRKVRVFKCGPDFLDPMILERASGAPVYQLDMWMVGEQESRRLLWEAAAEADLILIEGVMGLFDGTPSSADLARHFGVPVLGVIDGTAMAQTFGALALGLARYQPDLPFAGVLANRVGTVRHAQLLEGSLTEGLRWYGALSRETGIELPSRHLGLVQASELNDLDVRLDAAAEALAGTCEVALPPAVEFAAPEIGKTERLLEGVRIAVARDEAFAFTYGASLDLLRAMGAELSFFSPIRDRQLPDADSLYLPGGYPELHHVALSQNADMLKAIRAHHAAGKPLLAECGGMLYLLDSLTDVEGTRADLVGLLSGDAVMQKRLAALALQEVDLPEGQLRGHTYHHSLTTTELTPIARGHSPNGGRGAEAVYRQGRMTASYVHFYFPSNPAAIAILFAPDHKAPIAGKPAPTVGGVMSEETQSVVGAGLPAMGP from the coding sequence TTGAATCAACCACGTCACTGCCCGGCGGTCCTGATCGCCGCGCCGGCTTCCGGTCAGGGCAAGACCACCGTCACCGCCGCGCTGGCCCGTTTGCATCGCAATCAGGGGCGCAAGGTTCGCGTGTTCAAATGCGGCCCGGACTTTCTCGACCCGATGATCCTCGAGCGCGCCAGCGGTGCGCCGGTCTATCAACTGGACATGTGGATGGTCGGCGAGCAGGAAAGTCGACGCCTGTTGTGGGAAGCCGCCGCCGAAGCCGATCTGATTCTGATTGAGGGCGTGATGGGCTTGTTCGACGGCACGCCGTCGAGCGCCGATCTGGCCCGGCATTTCGGCGTGCCGGTACTCGGCGTGATCGACGGCACCGCGATGGCCCAGACCTTCGGCGCATTGGCCCTGGGACTGGCGCGCTATCAGCCGGACTTGCCGTTCGCCGGCGTGCTGGCCAACCGTGTCGGCACCGTGCGTCATGCGCAGTTGCTCGAAGGCAGCCTCACCGAAGGCCTGCGCTGGTACGGCGCGTTGTCCCGGGAAACCGGGATCGAACTGCCGAGCCGCCATCTCGGTCTGGTGCAGGCCAGCGAACTCAATGACCTCGACGTGCGCCTCGACGCCGCCGCCGAAGCGCTGGCCGGCACTTGCGAGGTAGCGCTGCCACCGGCCGTGGAGTTCGCCGCGCCTGAAATCGGCAAGACCGAAAGGCTGCTCGAAGGCGTGCGAATCGCTGTCGCTCGCGACGAAGCTTTCGCCTTTACCTACGGCGCCAGTCTCGACTTGCTTCGGGCGATGGGCGCCGAATTGAGTTTCTTCTCGCCGATCCGCGATAGGCAATTGCCCGACGCCGACAGCTTGTACCTGCCCGGCGGCTATCCGGAATTGCACCACGTTGCCTTGTCGCAGAACGCCGACATGCTCAAAGCGATCCGCGCGCACCATGCGGCCGGCAAACCGCTGCTCGCCGAATGTGGCGGCATGCTGTACCTGCTCGACTCGCTGACTGATGTCGAAGGCACCCGCGCTGATCTGGTCGGCCTGCTGAGTGGCGACGCCGTGATGCAAAAGCGCCTCGCCGCGCTGGCGCTGCAAGAAGTCGACTTGCCGGAAGGCCAGTTGCGCGGCCACACCTATCACCATTCCCTGACCACCACCGAACTGACGCCAATCGCCCGTGGCCACAGCCCCAATGGCGGGCGCGGCGCGGAAGCGGTTTACAGGCAAGGGCGGATGACCGCCTCGTACGTGCATTTCTATTTCCCGTCCAATCCTGCAGCTATCGCAATATTATTTGCGCCGGACCATAAGGCCCCCATCGCTGGCAAGCCAGCTCCCACAGTGGGCGGTGTGATGTCTGAAGAAACGCAATCCGTTGTGGGAGCTGGCTTGCCAGCGATGGGGCCATGA
- the cobO gene encoding cob(I)yrinic acid a,c-diamide adenosyltransferase, with the protein MTDSPERDERHLARMQRKKAVIDERIANSPDECGLVLVLTGNGKGKSSSAFGMLARAMGHGMQCGVVQFIKGRNSTGEELFFRRFPEQVRFHVMGEGFTWETQDRQRDIAAAEAAWAVSRELLRDPSIGLVVLDELNIALKHGYLDLDQVLSDLQARPPMQHVIVTGRAAKPEMLEMGDTVTEMGMIKHAFQAGIKAQKGVEL; encoded by the coding sequence ATGACTGATTCCCCCGAACGCGACGAGCGCCACCTGGCGCGCATGCAGCGCAAAAAAGCCGTGATCGACGAGCGCATCGCCAATTCGCCGGACGAATGTGGCCTGGTTCTGGTGCTGACCGGCAATGGCAAAGGCAAAAGCAGCTCGGCGTTCGGCATGCTCGCCCGCGCCATGGGCCACGGCATGCAGTGTGGTGTGGTGCAGTTCATCAAGGGCCGCAACAGTACTGGCGAAGAGCTTTTCTTTCGTCGTTTCCCCGAGCAAGTGCGCTTCCATGTAATGGGCGAGGGCTTCACCTGGGAAACACAGGACCGTCAGCGTGACATCGCCGCCGCCGAAGCGGCCTGGGCAGTCTCCCGCGAGCTGCTGCGTGATCCGTCGATCGGTCTGGTGGTGCTCGATGAACTGAACATCGCCCTCAAGCACGGTTACCTCGATCTGGATCAGGTGCTCAGCGATCTGCAGGCCCGTCCGCCGATGCAGCATGTGATCGTCACCGGTCGCGCCGCCAAACCGGAAATGCTCGAGATGGGCGACACTGTTACCGAAATGGGCATGATCAAGCACGCCTTCCAGGCCGGCATCAAAGCGCAGAAAGGCGTCGAACTTTGA